One window of the Methanocaldococcus vulcanius M7 genome contains the following:
- a CDS encoding SufB/SufD family protein, translating to MSIKEELMEIIEAIKYTSEKPEEIVHGKGPRIIVKESKIIDVQGDEGIILEGKEENGVIKTKIIVKKGYKFKYPIHMCFGITEENTSQIIDVEIILEEDSSISLMSHCSFPKGKGIKHIMNGIIKIGKNARFSYNEFHYHGIDGEILVKPSMKVEIEEGGIYISNFTLTKGRIGVLDIDQEIIAGKDAIIDITTRTYAIKEDVVKVNEVVKLNGENAKCIIKSRGASMDNAKISLKLKIEGNAPYSKGHIDCAEIVKGNAEVESIPIVVVRDDKARITHEAAIGSVDKKQLETLMAKGLDEDEATEIIVKGMIGDL from the coding sequence ATGAGCATCAAAGAGGAATTAATGGAGATAATTGAAGCGATTAAATACACATCTGAAAAACCCGAAGAGATCGTTCATGGGAAAGGGCCGAGAATCATCGTTAAGGAAAGTAAGATAATAGATGTTCAGGGAGATGAAGGAATCATCTTAGAAGGAAAAGAAGAAAATGGAGTTATAAAAACAAAAATAATAGTTAAAAAAGGTTATAAATTCAAATATCCAATACATATGTGCTTTGGTATAACCGAAGAGAATACATCTCAAATAATAGACGTGGAGATTATTTTAGAAGAAGATAGTTCCATCTCATTAATGTCTCACTGTTCATTTCCGAAAGGAAAAGGAATTAAGCATATAATGAACGGCATTATAAAGATTGGGAAGAATGCAAGATTTTCCTACAACGAATTCCACTATCATGGAATAGATGGGGAGATCTTAGTTAAACCAAGTATGAAAGTGGAGATAGAAGAAGGCGGAATTTACATCTCAAACTTTACATTAACAAAAGGAAGGATAGGTGTGTTGGATATTGATCAAGAAATTATTGCCGGAAAAGACGCTATAATTGACATAACAACAAGAACTTATGCAATAAAAGAAGATGTGGTTAAAGTAAATGAAGTTGTAAAACTAAATGGAGAGAATGCAAAATGTATCATAAAAAGTAGAGGAGCATCAATGGATAATGCAAAGATAAGCTTAAAATTAAAGATAGAAGGAAACGCTCCATACAGTAAAGGGCATATCGATTGTGCTGAAATAGTTAAAGGAAACGCAGAAGTTGAATCAATTCCGATAGTCGTTGTTAGGGATGATAAAGCAAGAATAACCCATGAAGCAGCAATTGGAAGTGTGGATAAAAAACAACTTGAGACCTTAATGGCAAAAGGGTTAGACGAAGACGAAGCAACCGAAATAATCGTTAAAGGAATGATCGGAGACCTCTAA
- a CDS encoding DUF447 domain-containing protein: MINEVIITTKKGKRNNKAPIGVYFKDRDKEVVMHLFYGSHTFENMTKEDYFAVNITPPLEIAKAVLDDEDEYDLFKEIPYLKKAQCVKFYRIINRQLITKKDEFGENKLMIIKGEKIGEKILSRDIYIYNRADGLLVETAILYSRLTSKHINMDKNKKNEMIKEICKYFQIIKKVGNKEHKNVAMKIINNLKERYGEMNLEF, from the coding sequence TTGATAAATGAAGTTATCATAACAACAAAAAAAGGTAAAAGAAATAACAAAGCACCAATAGGAGTTTATTTTAAAGATAGAGATAAAGAAGTAGTTATGCATCTTTTTTATGGATCTCATACCTTTGAAAATATGACAAAAGAGGACTATTTTGCAGTGAACATAACCCCTCCTCTCGAAATAGCAAAAGCTGTTTTAGATGATGAAGATGAATATGATCTCTTTAAAGAAATTCCTTACTTAAAAAAAGCCCAATGCGTAAAATTCTACCGCATTATTAATCGACAGTTAATTACTAAAAAAGATGAATTCGGAGAAAATAAACTTATGATAATTAAAGGAGAAAAAATAGGAGAAAAGATACTAAGTCGAGATATATACATTTACAACAGAGCAGATGGGCTGTTAGTTGAAACTGCCATTCTATACTCACGACTAACCTCCAAACATATAAATATGGACAAAAACAAAAAAAATGAAATGATAAAAGAAATATGTAAGTATTTCCAAATAATAAAAAAAGTGGGGAATAAAGAGCATAAAAACGTTGCTATGAAGATTATAAACAACTTAAAAGAAAGATATGGAGAGATGAACTTAGAATTTTAA
- a CDS encoding TIGR00153 family protein translates to MSIFFFERNSEKNIINNLRLMIQKSLKGLELLKYYMKTRDKKILAEIIKIEEEGDEITKTIRINLEEAFLPNMRRELSRSAELLDETLDSLKHAAMLYELLKTDFDEYLNNEITIILKITVEMFKYLEEVLNIIENGGTLDPTIKEIKDREKFIDDIYQNRIYKYLINLEVKSFWEGKIICDFIDNVVNISDYIEDVADELHIIYLHIK, encoded by the coding sequence ATGTCAATCTTTTTCTTTGAAAGAAACAGCGAAAAAAACATAATAAACAACCTGCGACTAATGATTCAAAAATCATTAAAAGGTCTTGAACTTTTAAAATACTATATGAAAACGAGGGATAAAAAAATACTTGCTGAAATTATAAAAATAGAAGAAGAAGGAGACGAAATCACTAAAACCATAAGAATAAACTTAGAAGAGGCCTTTCTTCCAAATATGAGGAGGGAGTTATCAAGATCTGCTGAATTGCTGGATGAAACATTGGATAGTTTAAAACATGCCGCAATGCTTTACGAACTATTAAAAACGGACTTTGACGAATATCTAAATAACGAGATAACCATTATCTTAAAAATAACTGTTGAGATGTTTAAATATCTCGAAGAGGTTTTAAACATTATAGAAAATGGAGGAACATTAGATCCCACAATAAAAGAGATTAAAGATCGGGAGAAATTTATAGATGACATATATCAAAACAGAATCTACAAATATCTAATAAATCTTGAAGTAAAATCATTCTGGGAAGGAAAGATCATATGCGATTTTATCGATAATGTGGTAAATATAAGCGATTATATTGAAGATGTAGCAGATGAGCTTCACATCATCTACCTACACATAAAATAA
- a CDS encoding inorganic phosphate transporter has product MIFIGINLEMIISFYLLFILGANNVANAIGTAYASRATSYRNLLILFSISVIIGSLCAKNVGDTVNSLSTNATIALTITAIVMTLSTYKKIPISLHTIIICSLIGLTSNYNNLYKFGEILLSWIISPIIALTIAYLLYIIYEKINIPTIKKINMTRIFLLLSAAIVAFNLGSNDLPTILGTWTTSQSIFLIGAIFLCLGACLYGNKISETISTITNLSVRSAFIAQLSGGLAVTIFTALGMPVSTTQAIVGGILGVGLTKGIKTVRWKVLKRIIFWWTVAPILALIFGFFVGRLIK; this is encoded by the coding sequence GTGATTTTCATAGGAATAAATTTAGAAATGATCATTAGCTTTTACCTCCTCTTCATTCTTGGGGCAAACAACGTTGCCAATGCCATAGGAACTGCATACGCTTCAAGAGCAACATCCTATAGAAACTTGTTAATATTATTTAGCATTTCAGTAATAATAGGATCTCTCTGCGCTAAAAATGTAGGAGATACAGTCAACAGCTTATCCACAAATGCAACAATCGCCTTAACAATAACTGCGATAGTTATGACTCTATCCACCTATAAAAAAATCCCAATCTCCCTACACACAATAATCATCTGCTCGTTAATAGGTCTCACATCTAACTACAACAACCTTTACAAATTTGGAGAAATACTGCTAAGTTGGATCATCTCCCCAATTATTGCTCTAACAATAGCTTATCTTTTATACATAATTTATGAGAAGATAAACATTCCCACAATTAAAAAAATAAATATGACAAGGATTTTCTTACTACTAAGTGCGGCAATAGTTGCATTTAACTTAGGAAGCAATGACCTCCCCACAATATTAGGAACATGGACAACTTCACAATCAATCTTTTTAATAGGAGCAATTTTTTTATGCTTAGGAGCTTGCCTTTATGGAAACAAGATCTCAGAAACCATCTCGACAATAACAAATCTAAGTGTTAGATCTGCTTTTATAGCACAACTCTCAGGAGGATTAGCAGTTACAATATTTACAGCACTTGGAATGCCTGTTTCAACAACCCAGGCAATAGTGGGAGGGATCTTAGGGGTTGGATTAACAAAAGGGATAAAAACCGTGCGTTGGAAAGTTTTAAAAAGGATAATATTTTGGTGGACAGTTGCTCCAATACTTGCATTAATCTTTGGATTTTTTGTTGGAAGGTTGATAAAATGA
- the hycI gene encoding hydrogenase maturation peptidase HycI: protein MNKIDDIEQELLEHLKNCKKLVIMGLGNELKGDDFVGIYIIKKLVNHYNTNKEKNKKNEEKDSEFEVFKLRNLCIINAGTVPDFFTDIIKEENPSHLLIVDCAIMEKNPGDVEIIEEYRIKNFNLSTHTLPINVIIKYIKKFIDVKVIILGIQPKIVDFCPMSSEVEETGKNLTEILIKIIDKLNLTGVYHDYKNKS from the coding sequence ATGAATAAAATAGATGATATTGAGCAGGAACTTTTAGAACATTTAAAAAACTGTAAAAAACTTGTAATAATGGGATTAGGAAATGAATTAAAGGGAGATGATTTTGTAGGAATATACATTATAAAAAAACTTGTTAACCACTACAACACAAATAAAGAAAAAAATAAAAAAAACGAAGAAAAAGACAGCGAATTTGAAGTATTCAAATTAAGGAATTTATGTATCATAAATGCAGGAACAGTTCCTGATTTTTTTACAGATATAATAAAAGAAGAAAACCCCTCTCACTTATTAATAGTGGACTGTGCAATAATGGAAAAAAACCCCGGAGATGTTGAAATAATAGAAGAATATCGAATAAAAAACTTCAACCTATCCACTCACACCCTCCCAATAAACGTTATAATTAAATATATAAAAAAATTTATTGATGTGAAAGTTATAATTCTTGGAATTCAGCCAAAAATAGTGGATTTCTGCCCTATGTCCAGCGAAGTTGAAGAAACAGGTAAAAACCTCACAGAAATCCTTATCAAAATAATAGATAAACTAAACCTAACTGGTGTCTACCATGATTATAAAAATAAAAGTTAA
- the hypF gene encoding carbamoyltransferase HypF, with amino-acid sequence MIIKIKVKGIVQGVGFRPFVYRIAKKNQLRGYVKNMGNYVEIVVEGKEEDIKNFINELKNKKPPLSKIDELTIEKLHQSKKTFENFKIIKSETNEEEEEGTIPADVAICEDCLKEMFDKKDRRYRYPFIACTNCGARFTIVEKLPYDRENTSMRDFPLCNACLREYEDPMDRRFHAQATCCPACGPYVYLTDGKEVIAEKDDAVKEAVKLLEEGKILAIKGIGGTHLTCKVGDDETVLELRKRLGRESQPFAVMSKIEHIKKFAELEEDEKKALTSPRRPIVVLNKNQNYDNYFSKYVSNLDTIGVMLPYSGLHYLLFDNEIAYVMTSANLPGLPMVKDNDQILKKLNNIADYFLLHNRRIVNRCDDSVVKKVGDNIVFLRRSRGYAPEPIKINLENENTKNILCVGAELNSTACLVKKNKLYLTQHIGNTSKYETFNYLKDAISSILKLTNTNKIDAIVCDLHPHYNSTKLAEELSKSQNIDLIKIQHHFAHAYGLLGDNNFFEDAIILAMDGVGYGLDGNIWGGEVILFKNGKMERIGHLEEQYQLGGDLATKYPLRMLLSILYKAIGDDAFEYIKTYNFFSEKELNILKFQIERKINCPKTTSTGRVLDAISALLNICLKKTYDGEPSIRLEPLATQYKKNMTGEIETIPPKIKNNILNTTYLIKKSYEMLLNGENKEKIAYLAHIYIADGMFNIAKKIAKKYGIESIGITGGVAYNRIITEHIIKNAKKEGYNFLQHKRVPSGDGGISFGQGISYLLTQLFNEG; translated from the coding sequence ATGATTATAAAAATAAAAGTTAAAGGAATAGTTCAAGGGGTAGGTTTTCGTCCATTCGTTTATAGAATTGCTAAAAAAAATCAACTCAGGGGTTATGTAAAAAATATGGGAAACTACGTTGAGATAGTAGTTGAAGGGAAAGAAGAAGATATTAAAAATTTTATCAACGAACTAAAAAATAAAAAACCGCCACTATCAAAAATAGACGAACTTACAATAGAAAAACTCCATCAAAGTAAAAAAACATTTGAAAACTTTAAAATCATAAAAAGTGAAACAAACGAAGAAGAAGAGGAAGGAACAATCCCTGCAGATGTTGCTATTTGCGAAGATTGCTTAAAAGAAATGTTCGATAAAAAAGACAGAAGATACAGATACCCATTTATTGCATGCACGAATTGCGGAGCACGATTTACAATAGTAGAAAAACTTCCATACGATAGAGAAAACACATCAATGAGGGACTTTCCACTCTGCAATGCCTGCCTAAGAGAATACGAAGATCCAATGGATAGAAGATTTCATGCCCAAGCAACTTGCTGTCCAGCATGCGGACCATACGTATACCTAACCGATGGAAAAGAAGTAATCGCAGAAAAAGACGATGCAGTTAAAGAGGCGGTTAAACTACTTGAAGAAGGGAAAATACTTGCAATAAAAGGTATTGGCGGAACACACCTTACTTGTAAAGTTGGAGATGATGAAACTGTCTTAGAACTAAGAAAAAGATTGGGAAGAGAGAGCCAACCATTTGCAGTTATGAGTAAAATAGAGCATATCAAAAAATTTGCAGAACTTGAAGAGGATGAAAAAAAGGCACTAACCTCACCAAGAAGGCCAATAGTAGTTTTAAATAAAAATCAGAACTATGATAACTACTTTTCAAAATACGTATCAAACTTAGATACAATCGGAGTAATGCTTCCATACAGTGGACTACACTACCTTCTGTTTGATAACGAAATTGCATATGTAATGACCTCAGCAAACCTACCCGGGCTTCCAATGGTAAAAGACAACGATCAAATCCTAAAAAAACTTAATAACATTGCTGATTACTTTCTCTTACATAATCGAAGAATCGTAAACAGATGTGATGATAGCGTAGTTAAAAAAGTAGGAGATAATATAGTTTTCTTACGAAGATCGAGAGGGTATGCTCCAGAACCCATAAAGATCAATCTTGAAAATGAAAATACAAAAAATATACTCTGCGTTGGGGCTGAGTTGAATTCAACCGCCTGCCTCGTCAAAAAAAACAAACTATACTTAACCCAACATATAGGAAACACATCAAAATATGAAACATTTAATTATTTAAAAGATGCAATAAGTAGTATTTTAAAATTAACAAACACAAACAAGATCGATGCAATTGTTTGCGATCTTCATCCCCACTACAACTCAACAAAATTAGCAGAAGAACTCTCAAAATCCCAAAACATAGATCTGATCAAAATACAACACCACTTCGCTCACGCATATGGGTTATTAGGAGATAACAACTTTTTCGAAGATGCAATTATACTGGCAATGGATGGTGTGGGGTATGGATTAGATGGAAACATCTGGGGAGGAGAAGTTATATTATTCAAAAATGGAAAAATGGAGAGAATAGGACATTTAGAAGAGCAATACCAATTAGGTGGGGATTTAGCTACAAAATATCCTTTAAGAATGCTACTCTCAATACTCTATAAAGCAATTGGAGACGATGCCTTTGAATATATAAAAACATACAACTTCTTTTCTGAAAAGGAATTGAACATACTTAAATTTCAAATAGAAAGAAAAATAAACTGTCCAAAAACCACATCAACAGGGAGGGTTTTAGATGCAATCTCCGCGCTACTAAACATCTGCCTAAAAAAAACCTACGATGGAGAACCAAGCATAAGATTAGAACCCCTCGCAACCCAATACAAAAAAAACATGACAGGAGAAATAGAAACAATCCCTCCAAAAATAAAAAATAATATCTTAAATACCACATATCTAATAAAAAAATCTTATGAAATGCTATTAAACGGAGAAAATAAAGAAAAAATAGCATATCTCGCTCACATATATATAGCAGACGGAATGTTCAACATTGCAAAAAAAATAGCGAAAAAATATGGTATAGAGAGCATAGGTATAACAGGAGGTGTTGCATACAACAGAATAATAACCGAACACATAATAAAAAATGCAAAAAAAGAAGGGTATAATTTTTTACAGCATAAAAGAGTCCCAAGCGGAGACGGAGGAATTAGCTTTGGACAGGGGATATCTTATCTATTAACCCAGCTATTCAATGAGGGATAA
- a CDS encoding sn-glycerol-1-phosphate dehydrogenase: MYITTPRYTIIEDNAIEKIETVLNKLNLKNPIIITGKTTKKYCKFNYDIEYYNEILTNNKIEQKKYSHYDCVIGVGGGKAIDVGKYLSYILKVPFISVPTTASNDGIASPIISIKQPSFMAEAPMAIIADTRIIKKSPKRLLSAGMGDIVSNITAVLDWKLAHKEKGEKYSESSAIFSKTIAKELITYVINSDLSDYADKLVKALVGSGIAIAIANSSRPASGSEHLFSHAIDKLKKEYDLNIKSLHGEQCGVGTIIMSYLHEKENKNLTGTCQIIKQALKKVKAPTTAKELKIDEDIIIEALTIAHKIRNRWTILRNGIDRKTAIEILEETEVI, from the coding sequence ATGTACATAACAACCCCAAGATACACCATAATAGAAGACAACGCCATAGAAAAAATAGAAACAGTCCTTAACAAACTCAATTTAAAAAATCCAATAATTATAACTGGAAAAACTACAAAAAAATACTGCAAATTCAACTACGATATTGAATACTACAACGAAATACTAACCAACAATAAAATAGAACAAAAAAAATACTCACACTACGACTGTGTAATTGGAGTGGGAGGAGGAAAAGCCATTGATGTAGGGAAATATCTCTCATACATATTAAAAGTTCCATTTATAAGTGTTCCAACCACAGCATCAAACGACGGTATCGCATCTCCAATAATATCAATAAAACAGCCCTCTTTTATGGCAGAGGCACCAATGGCAATAATCGCAGACACTCGAATAATAAAAAAATCTCCAAAAAGATTATTAAGTGCAGGGATGGGAGATATTGTTTCAAACATAACCGCAGTTTTGGATTGGAAACTTGCACATAAAGAAAAAGGAGAAAAATACAGTGAAAGCTCAGCTATATTTTCAAAAACAATAGCAAAAGAACTGATTACTTATGTAATAAATTCAGATCTTAGCGATTATGCAGACAAACTTGTTAAGGCATTAGTGGGGAGTGGAATAGCAATAGCAATTGCAAACTCTTCAAGACCCGCATCAGGAAGCGAACATCTCTTCTCTCATGCAATAGATAAACTAAAAAAAGAATATGATCTAAATATAAAATCACTACACGGAGAACAATGTGGAGTAGGAACAATAATAATGAGCTATCTACATGAAAAAGAGAACAAAAACCTAACAGGAACCTGCCAAATAATAAAACAAGCACTAAAAAAAGTTAAAGCCCCTACAACTGCAAAAGAACTTAAAATAGATGAAGACATTATAATAGAAGCACTCACAATTGCACACAAAATAAGAAATCGATGGACAATTCTAAGAAACGGAATAGATAGAAAAACTGCAATAGAAATATTGGAAGAAACCGAAGTGATTTAA
- a CDS encoding transketolase family protein → MVKLSGVYKGMRKGYGETLVELGKKYENLVVLDADLSGSTQTAMFAKEFPDRFFNAGVAEQNMIGMAAGLATTGKIVFASSFAMFASGRAWEIIRNLVAYPKLNVKVVATHAGITVGEDGASHQMCEDIAIMRAIPNMVVIAPTDYYHTKNVIRVIAEYKGPVYVRMPRRDTEIIYENEEEATFEIGKGKILVEGEDLTIIATGEEVPEALKAGEILKENGISAEIVEISTIKPIDEKIIKKANDFVVTVEDHSIIGGLGGAVAEVIASNGLNKKLLRIGINDVFGRSGKADELLKHYGLDGESIAKRIMEETSKF, encoded by the coding sequence ATGGTTAAGTTGAGTGGAGTTTATAAAGGAATGAGAAAAGGATATGGAGAAACATTGGTAGAGTTGGGAAAAAAATATGAGAATTTGGTGGTATTAGATGCCGATCTCTCTGGATCTACACAAACAGCCATGTTTGCCAAAGAATTTCCAGATAGATTTTTCAATGCAGGAGTTGCAGAGCAGAACATGATTGGAATGGCTGCTGGATTAGCAACAACTGGTAAAATTGTCTTTGCTTCATCATTTGCAATGTTTGCAAGTGGAAGAGCATGGGAGATAATAAGGAATTTAGTTGCATATCCGAAGTTGAATGTTAAAGTTGTTGCTACTCATGCTGGAATCACTGTAGGAGAGGATGGAGCTTCCCACCAAATGTGTGAAGACATAGCTATAATGAGGGCTATCCCAAACATGGTTGTTATCGCTCCAACTGATTACTATCACACAAAAAATGTTATTAGAGTTATAGCAGAGTATAAAGGTCCCGTCTATGTAAGAATGCCAAGAAGAGATACAGAGATAATTTATGAAAATGAAGAAGAAGCAACATTTGAAATAGGAAAAGGAAAGATTTTAGTTGAAGGAGAGGATTTAACTATTATAGCAACAGGAGAAGAAGTTCCAGAGGCATTAAAAGCAGGAGAGATTTTAAAAGAAAATGGAATATCTGCTGAAATTGTAGAGATTTCCACAATAAAACCAATAGATGAAAAAATTATTAAAAAAGCAAATGACTTTGTTGTTACAGTTGAAGATCACAGCATTATTGGCGGTTTAGGAGGGGCTGTTGCTGAGGTTATTGCCTCAAACGGCTTAAATAAAAAACTTTTAAGAATTGGGATTAATGATGTATTTGGAAGAAGTGGAAAGGCAGATGAACTTTTAAAACACTATGGATTAGATGGAGAGAGCATAGCCAAAAGAATTATGGAAGAAACCAGCAAATTTTAA
- the rpe gene encoding ribulose-phosphate 3-epimerase, protein MIKIGASILSADFGHLKEEIKRAEEAGVDFFHVDMMDGHFVPNISMGIGIAKHVKKLTDLPVDVHLMVENVDLFINEFEEMDYITFHIEAVRFPFRIINKIKNIGAKPIVALNPATPLDEIEYILDEVYAVLVMTVEPGFSGQKFIPVMTKKIRKLKSMIVENGYDTKIFVDGGINVETAPMAVKAGADVLIAASAIFGKEDVKTAVKNLRDSALKALNIKNPENFLNEGINLNSKK, encoded by the coding sequence ATGATTAAAATTGGAGCTTCAATACTATCTGCAGATTTTGGGCATTTAAAGGAAGAGATTAAAAGAGCAGAGGAGGCAGGAGTTGATTTCTTTCATGTTGATATGATGGATGGGCACTTTGTCCCAAATATAAGTATGGGAATTGGGATAGCAAAGCATGTTAAAAAGCTAACAGATCTGCCTGTTGATGTCCATTTAATGGTTGAAAATGTAGATCTATTTATTAACGAATTTGAGGAGATGGATTATATTACATTTCACATAGAGGCAGTTAGATTCCCATTCAGAATTATAAATAAAATAAAAAATATCGGGGCTAAGCCAATAGTCGCTTTAAATCCTGCAACACCTTTGGATGAGATAGAGTATATCTTAGATGAGGTTTATGCTGTTTTAGTTATGACCGTTGAGCCCGGATTTTCAGGACAGAAGTTTATTCCAGTGATGACAAAGAAGATTAGAAAGTTAAAAAGCATGATCGTTGAAAATGGATATGATACAAAGATCTTTGTTGATGGAGGAATAAATGTCGAAACAGCTCCAATGGCAGTTAAAGCAGGAGCAGACGTTTTAATTGCAGCATCTGCAATATTTGGTAAAGAGGATGTTAAAACAGCAGTTAAAAATTTAAGGGACTCAGCTTTAAAGGCATTAAATATAAAAAATCCTGAAAATTTTTTAAATGAAGGGATCAATTTAAACAGTAAAAAATAG